Proteins encoded in a region of the Pecten maximus unplaced genomic scaffold, xPecMax1.1, whole genome shotgun sequence genome:
- the LOC117321180 gene encoding notchless protein homolog 1-like has product MVLNCCQVCLWDPGTGKQLGHTLVGHKQWITWLCWKPLHLDPDSRFLASSSKDGTIKIWDTVLFQCTITLSGHLQSITCVKWGGTDLLYTSSQDRTVKVWRGDNGVLCRTLQGHGHWVNTMTLSTDYVMRTGAFDPADAQLVHGDITDSSKCTFCW; this is encoded by the exons ATGGTGTTGAACTGTTGCCAGGTATGTCTGTGGGACCCAGGCACTGGAAAACAGTTGGGACATACACTGGTAGGACACAAGCAGTGGATCACCTGGTTGTGCTGGAAACCTTTACACTT AGATCCAGATAGTCGATTCTTAGCAAGTTCTTCAAAG GATGGAACGATTAAGATCTGGGACACAGTTTTATTCCAGTGTACGATAACACTGTCTGGTCATCTACAGTCAATTACTTGTGTCAAGTGGGGTGGAACCGACCTCCTGTACACCTCCTCACAGGATAGAACTGTCAAGGTGTGGAGGGGCGACAAT GGAGTGTTGTGTCGGACCCTTCAAGGTCATGGTCACTGGGTCAATACAATGACTTTGAGTACAGATTATGTAATGAGGACAGGAGCGTTTGATCCTGCCGATGCCCAGCTGGTGCACGGAGACATCACAGACTCAAGTAAGTGTACCTTTTGTTGGTAA